In Hermetia illucens chromosome 1, iHerIll2.2.curated.20191125, whole genome shotgun sequence, one genomic interval encodes:
- the LOC119647201 gene encoding zinc finger and SCAN domain-containing protein 12, with protein sequence MDPEAEVPTERDPSQPDLAKICRLCLAEELGTVRIFNANENTNIPLQIMACAALEVHLTDALPKQICNQCRIQLVRFYCFRKRCQISDVKLRKHIRLTNAGKVSHVFKPKDEEDDDDDDEKFKDSLNLLKEIEKEEQEKQSQRDAELEEKIRQKLREEETNKIFEEAITFFNNKISNKSKARSANDNETSKAEASTSAWSDDKRAETEEQSNPVFEELVDSTETVYIASLKDDGANGTSCYMMKVNSSNDADFEMTEDKSLDNQEDCMSTYTVVKVEDNMEYETLEFNHEIENSESQMQQDSDEYNEEPVSIHDENSNASNIQTYAVATGEVDAEQDQNQDQDQELAIDILLPTETDENDEQGEGGLEDKYEVLKLEEYLDENSETHKQNQTDYSDLIEVSNPTNAEQLKIFKCPKCPQAFTRRAQLLRHASVHDKVRGYQCEHCKKWFACKSSMDRHIRIHTGEKPFQCDKCSRRFIQKEILKRHMAIHTGEKPFQCPQCDKSFVQRLMLTQHINLKHTENPVVQMHECSLCPKSFCHASGLSRHLLSHSGVTYTCKICDKKFSDKSAVKRHTSSVHM encoded by the exons ATGGATCCAGAAGCGGAAGTTCCAACGGAGAGGGACCCGAGCCAACCAGACCTAGCGAAAATATGCCGACTTTGCCTGGCTGAAGAACTTGGCACTGTCCGCATCTTCAATGCGAATGAAAATACAAATATTCCGCTACAAATCATGGCTTGTGCGGCTTTGGAG GTCCATTTAACAGACGCTCTACCAAAGCAAATTTGCAATCAGTGTCGCATTCAACTGGTTCGATTTTACTGTTTTCGTAAAAGATGTCAAATATCCGACGTAAAGTTACGAAAACATATCCGTCTTACCAATGCGGGAAAAGTAAGTCACGTGTTCAAACCAAAAGATGAAGAAGAcgatgacgacgatgatgaaaaattcaaagATTCCCTCAATCTGCTTAAAGAGATCGAAAAAGAGGAGCAAGAAAAACAAAGCCAAAGAGATGCCGAACTGGAAGAGAAAATTAGACAGAAATTACGTGAAgaggaaactaataaaatttttgaagaagcaatcactttttttaataataaaatatccaATAAATCAAAAGCACGTTCCGCAAATGACAATGAGACATCTAAAGCAGAAGCATCTACATCTGCCTGGAGTGACGATAAAAGAGCGGAGACAGAGGAGCAATCGAATCCTGTTTTCGAAGAATTGGTCGATTCAACAGAAACCGTTTATATTGCTTCTCTAAAAGATGATGGTGCAAACGGAACCAGTTGCTACATGATGAAGGTGAATAGCAGCAACGATGCCGACTTTGAAATGACAGAGGATAAGAGTTTAGACAATCAGGAAGACTGCATGAGTACCTACACTGTGGTTAAAGTTGAAGATAACATGGAATATGAAACTTTAGAATTTAACC atgaaattgaaaatagCGAGAGTCAAATGcaacaagattcagacgaatACAATGAGGAGCCAGTTTCCATTCACGATGAAAACTCAAATGCATCTAATATTCAAACTTATGCTGTG GCAACCGGTGAAGTTGATGCTGAACAAGATCAAAATCAAGATCAAGATCAAGAACTGGCAATCGATATACTTCTTCCAACTGAGACTGATGAAAATGATGAGCAAGGCGAAGGTGGCCTAGAAGATAAATATGAAGTTTTGAAACTTGAAGAATACTTAGATGAAAATAGCGAGActcacaaacaaaaccaaacggATTATTCGGATTTGATTGAAGTGAGCAATCCAACAAATGCTGAACAGCTGAAAATCTTCAAATGTCCCAAATGTCCACAAGCATTTACACGGCGAGCGCAACTTTTGCGACATGCCAGCGTTCATGACAAAGTTCGGGGCTACCAATGTGAGCATTGTAAAAAATGGTTTGCATGTAAAAGTTCTATGGATCGGCATATCAGGATACATACAG GAGAGAAACCATTTCAGTGTGATAAATGCTCCCGAAGGTTCATACAAAAAGAAATTCTCAAAAGGCATATGGCCATTCATACGGGCGAGAAACCTTTCCAATGTCCACAGTGCGATAAGTCCTTCGTTCAACGTTTAATGTTAACTCAACACATAAACTTGAAGCATACCGAAAACCCTGTAGTACAAATGCACGAATGCAGTCTGTGTCCAAAG TCATTTTGTCATGCATCTGGACTCAGTCGACATCTCCTGTCACATTCCGGTGTAACGTATACGTGCAAAATATGCGATAAAAAATTCAGCGATAAAAGTGCGGTAAAGCGGCATACATCCTCGGTGCATATGTAG